From the genome of Populus trichocarpa isolate Nisqually-1 chromosome 15, P.trichocarpa_v4.1, whole genome shotgun sequence, one region includes:
- the LOC127904383 gene encoding uncharacterized protein LOC127904383 — translation MRDYQKRAESSKGRMMVLHSEIEIREEELRELRSHYFEMEEELSKAKQERQECEDYMDSFAVQINSKIAELDIEKEELQRVRDKLARSEDMVRVLERSNESLGASNEVIIADNTVFHDKIRHMTKQVEQAARYAERLQRQATQVGNDASKYREYMGAITSFIGDLANRGNAF, via the coding sequence ATGAGAGATTACCAGAAGAGAGCTGAGTCTTCGAAAGGAAGGATGATGGTTCTACACTCTGAGATTGAGATACGAGAAGAAGAGTTGAGGGAGTTGAGAAGCCATTACTTCGAGATGGAAGAGGAGCTGAGTAAGGCTAAGCAAGAACGTCAAGAATGTGAAGACTACATGGACAGCTTTGCAGttcaaattaactccaaaatagcCGAGCTAGATATAGAAAAGGAAGAACTACAGAGGGTAAGGGATAAGTTGGCACGGTCGGAGGATATGGTTCGAGTGTTGGAAAGAAGTAATGAATCCTTAGGAGCCAGCAACGAAGTGATAATTGCAGATAACACCGTGTTCCATGATAAGATAAGGCATATGACAAAGCAGGTCGAGCAAGCAGCCCGCTATGCGGAAAGGCTACAACGACAAGCCACCCAAGTTGGAAATGATGCTTCAAAGTATCGAGAATACATGGGGGCCATCACCTCTTTTATTGGGGACTTAGCTAATAGAGGAAATGCCTTTTAA